TGCATCTATTCAGCTTGTCACGTAGCTGATATTTTATTAAGAAATTGTTGGCAAAACATGATTATTCGCCTTCGTTGTATGAATGTACATATTGTAAATGGAATAAATGTATACGGGTAttcgaaaaacaaaaacgtttttctttttcatggtcAGAAGCGGATGAGTGAAATTTCAAAAAtggtttgattttctttttctattttgaatgACAAAAAATCTAATCACTAGAAAACTGTTTTGTCACATTCTCAGACCAGATGTCATTCACAGGGCAATAGACAACGCCGAAGTTAGCTCCCGATTCACATTTTGTGATTCGGCAGTTAAGGGGAAAGTTGAGGGAAATGCTGAGCGACCTGCCCTTTGTGGATAGCATAATAGCTACACAGAGAGGCCAAATACTCTACTACCCACATTCTATtggtgaaaatgcaaaaagagtGACTTCACTGCTTTTTTCACCTCTAGACCACATTGGACCAGGTCCAGATAAATGACAATTCATCTGTGATCCGATGACTAAATGTAGCATGTGTATTGTTCTACGGATTCTTAATTGTCTCCGTTTAAGGAGGGAACACCTTCTGACAACACTGCGGCCCATCCATCCCCGatgacaagaaaacaaagggaTCATTAAGCAGTTAGCTCCACTCCCACCGCATCCTCCATGCAGCCAGCACAAGTTGTTGAAGCTGAAACTTAACAGCTACTTGTTGCCCCCCACCATTGACAGTGAGGCTGATCCATTGGCTTGGTGGAAACTCCACCAGGTCACCTATCCAAAACGGAGCAAACTAGCTAGGAGGTATCTTTGTATCAACGCCACTAGTTCACCCTTTTGGAGAGGCTCTGCAGCACACCAGGGAATGTGGTAACATCTCGTCGTGCATGTTTGATACCTGCCAAAGTTAACATGCTGGTATCACATGGCCCAGAACTTGCCTTAAGTAAATAACTAAGGTGGCAACTTGCCCTAAAGGGGAGATATTCCCCCTAGCACTATAGATCTCTGCACCTTGTTGGCCGGAGTCGAGACAAtagttattttatatttaaatgatttcatcccccccccccccaagatattgtttcatttcaacacTGTATGTTAagaattgtttttgtaaagaatttataaaacatatttttaagatattttaaaaGGAGCAGGGgaaatttaacttttttgaGAATCAGTGGGCATGTGCTATTTAATGTTTGGGGTCTATGTTGGCAGTATACCAATTAAAGCAGAAAGACATAGAAACTGTAGAGCTAATATGCACAATTAAacgtttgttttatttatcgCAAGTCACATCGTCATCGCAGTATTGAACAATATTAATTGCACGTCGCAAATTTTCCAGATATCATGCCTAATCATAACATTCATTTAGCCACATGGGTCCTGCTGAAACACTAATTGCCTGGTTATCTGCTGGGCTTTGGGCCGTGGTCCTTGTGCTCATGTGACCTCCTCGATGAGTCTTCTGTGCTCGTCATTCACTGGTCGCCCTCGTGGTGGTTCTGTTCTACTGAATTTGAAGGGACATTGTCCTGTGGGCTATCCTGTCAGAACaatgcatgaaaacaaagaaatcaagCAGATATTTTCAATGGGCCTGGTCATGGTGATGTCGAATGTCGTGCACTGATTTTACGATATGAGGTGGTCGAACCCGCCTTCTCTCCGCCGCTCTTTACCTGAGAGTTGGGCGACGAAGGCCTTGAACATGTGCGCTTCAGCTCAGATTCCTTTTGAAATGGAAGACACATTGATTGTTGACTCATTTTTTCTGTGTCCATGTACAAGTAAATGTAAGCTGTCACTCATTGCTTCAAGTAGTTTGGAGAGTGTGTCGCTGTGTGTACCTGTATTTCACCAGCAGACTTCTCTGTCTGTTCGATACCATTTTGTTTAGGTgactttacctttttttttagaaaaagaaaatgaacattataTCCGAAAAAGTAAACTGAACCTTTCCCATTAGGACAAATGtatgcttattattattatgcttatgttttggtttgtgttttatttttccattttcagaagaaaatatgtcaaatatccATCCCTCATATTTTATCTCACCTGTGCAAAATATAAACTCGCAATGGCACCATGGCATAAATACAGCATCTGGAATCTCTAAAATTTCCAAATTAGACTCTAAATGTCTTTTCAGTGTGTAGAAAATTCTAATTGagaatgtgtgaatgtaaaagacagttttttgccacattttgtcatttagaTATGAAAAGTcttgttgggaaaaaaaattctgacttCATGCCTACCTGCTGTGTGCTGTGCAGAGGATCATCTGTGAGTTCTTCATCCTCCACTACTTCTGCCACTCTCTTTGAAAGGACACGAGAGACTGATTTAGATTTAGTGCTTTAACCATGTACACTTACAGCAACTAATGTTTCTCCTTGTgtgatattttttgtcattttaccaCACACAGATATATTCATGTTACGTTAACCTGGTCAACAGGAAGCTCTGTAGCTGTATTCTCATCCTCCTGCACCACCTCGGCTCCTCgaacctcctctctcctctttcgtGCTGCCCTTTTAAATACGCTGGGTTGGACTGTAATAAACATACATCGATACTCATTTTATACTCATTTTGAATGTGAAGACATcggattatatatatattaagtaaGATTTAATGTGGCTCCTAACCAGATCCATTACTAAGTGGCAATctcatctgtcctctgtttTTGCGGATCTTGACCGGCCTGGCAAAGAACACAGATGCCTCATCTTCCCCCggtctcctgctcctctgctgtgtgGCTTGTGGAGGTGCAGCTTCATCTCCTGTTGACTTCACCCTCCGACCATCTGACTGAGTATTACATATAGAAATTAACAGTTCCAATTTAGCACGTGGTGTGAATAAAATACAcaggaggatttttttattttcttttacctctGGGGAATCGAGGAGGGCTGAGTCACTGTACTGGTCTGCTGGACCACTTCCTGCTTTCCTGTTCTGAAAGACAAAATCAATGTCCTTcaacagatttgatttttagTCAGTTATCTTCTGAGTACAGTCATTGAGACCTGTATACTGCAGTATAACATTCTGAGATTGTCTTTTATCTCTGCCAAGGAACTTATGGTAATCATTATGGTAAAAGGAGGTCTGCGGTCTCTGTTgtaagaaatgagaaatgaactGACCTCCGTTCTCCTCAacactcttttctttcctgggTAAAACCtacaaaataaagataaaacattGTTGTGTGAACAAAGTATGAGATAAAAGTGCATATTATCTTTTTGTACGTGCACAAGATGTACATTCATGCAGACTCACAGAGGACCCTGCATAACAATACCTCTCTGCAGCTTTTGAAACCAGCAGCTCCACATATGGAAGTTTCTTGAACCTCTCGGTTCCCACGGCAACATAGCAGTGGCCGGTCTCCAGCTCCACAGCTGAGGACACAGTCACTCCCTCCAAAGAACACAACCTGGTGAAGCATTAGAGATGTTTCATTCAGTGGAGTTCTCCTGCAGTTTGTATTGCACAATAAGTGCAcaaactgtatttgtgtgtgtgtgtgtgtgtgtgtgtgtgtgtgtgtgtgtgtgtgtgtgtgtgtgtgtgtgtccgtcagtCTTACGGACCTGCGCACAGCTCCGGTTCGTAGGCAGACCTTCTCTGTGACCAGACTCAGGATCTGCTCCAGGTCCTGCCGCATGCTCCGAGGGATGATGAACCGAAATGGCGGACACAGGAAATCTCCATTAcggaaaacactgaacacaagcGTTAAGGGTTAGTTTACATCTCTTTTTCCAAGTCTGTCTCTCAACACTGGAAACTACAAGAGTTTTTGGTTACTACAATTGTTCCTGTCTGTACTGGCCATGACGAGATCCCTTCCCGTGTTATTCCAGTGTAAGACATATGAAACAGAATCAAGTGTCCTCGTTCAGTCACAAAATGCATAGTAATGTTCAGCTAAGTATGACCTGATGACGGCAATAGAGGAAAGGTCTGAAAGTCACCAATGTTTTTATGGGTCATTCTGAGGGGAACATAAATGTGTGAAACCTTTACCAAATGCATGGCAAACATGGCATTCAATAGTTGTTAAAAAGGTAAAAGTGTAAACATGCTGGTGGTGCAAGGGGGAAAGTCAGGGGATCAAGGTCAGCTGGAGTTATCCTCTGGGGATCATAAATATCTGTATGATATTTGATCTCATTCTAACCAAcaattgttgagatattttgctgtaaaccaaaatgtttttgataaaaGTGTCGTCACTTTTATCAAAAACATTGTTCATTTGGAAGTTGGAACTTTGAAGATATATCTCGTCACGTCCAGAATGGAAATAAGGAACAATTGCAGCAATAACTgtttcaaaatacaaatgtaaatgtaaatgctaACAGAATTTGAACCCATCCTTTAAAGAGAGTCTCTCGCAGATAAtatcttcatgtgtgtgtttgcatgtggatTGTCCAACTCACTGTATAATGCATGGTACAGGTATAAACTTCCTCCATTTAGCTGAAACATTTGGCCTCTGGATTATTTTTGCCTGGAGGGGAAATTCAGAGAATCATATGCATGGTACAGCTGAACACcataatgttgacattttcacagcaaTATTGAATATTCCCTCATCAGATTTGCATCATCCATGTCCTGCACACCTATTACGCTGCACGTCCACAACAGCAGAAATCATTTGTCCCAAATGTCTAATGACTGACTAACTATTCCGCTCATGTCGGCTCAAATGCCGCAGCCATGGAAATTGACGTCACTCTGCGACTTCTTCAATGACACTTTAACACGCCGCATCGGATCCGAAGGCTCCTCTCGGGAAGCTGTGACCCATGATGTCCCATATCAATGAAATCTGGAGCCAATATCCGTGTCTGCTTAGCTAGAATAACTGGGACAAATCAACTCAGAGCAAAAATAGACATTGATAATCCTCCCTTATAGTTTTTACTTTGAAGGGGCAgacatttttaatgcatttacaGTGTCTCTGCGCAGAGAGGCCTGCCCAGACATGCACATTGCCTGATAACGTGGTGCGGAAGCGTTAACTCTTTGTTTCACCAGCAGGATCAGAATCTCTAATACAGTCACACTTCCTGCATCGCTCCACAGCAACCGCAACACAGGCATGTAAGACTTTAAAACCAGATAAGACAAATCTGCTTCCCACATGGCAGACACCCAAGGCACACACAGTTACTCACCACTCTTTTATGTTTTGCAGAAAAGCAACACTGATGGCTTAAGACTAAGAACACAATCTGCGTCTGAAAAACCAGGCGGCCGTTCTTGCCAGCCGGTCAGAAAACAAAGTGGCCACTTGTGAGCATGAGTGGCTGTGTGTGCGTCCTTGTGTGCGTTGCTCTGAAATCAATCTTGTGTGAATCTTGAGAGAGCTCCCGTCGGCATACACTAGCGCTGTGATCCTCATCAtgctctgtgtttctttcaaTTTAcagggaaatgttttcattcgAGCAACGAAAGAGAAAAAGTTGAGTTCAGATTCATTCAGCCAATTTCATAATCTCTGACGCCCTCTAAGATTTACTGATCAACGATTATATCCGCCTGTAATTACTGAATCTAAATGTCACACGAGAGCCTTGAAAGGCCACCGTGGAATCTCAAAGTGACTGTGATGGACAGAACATCATTAGCCCATTATTAACGGTAATTTACATGACAGCCTACGACATCAGGGGGATGGTACGTGTTCAGAGTGACCCATGCACTCGCAAGAAAGTGCATGCAACCTTCAGTAACTAATGCCGACATAACAATGTGTCGTTACTTTTACAGGCACATATGACCTTTACTCAGTAATGGAAAAGCCTGCTCTCAGTTCTATATTTGATTTGGCAGGTGTTCAAAGCTGGATCGACTTGACATGGGCACAGTGAGTCCCGGTGGTGCATTCCTCCTGGTTAGACGGAGATTAATGAGTGATGGATTGTACTCTCGGCCTTGAAAGGAAGTGGCCCGCATGAGAAAGTGAAAGCCTACCTGGGTTTCTTCACGTGCAGCAGGCTGCTTTTTTGCTCCCACGTTCAGGTAGCTGCACATTAAGACAAAAGATACGATAAAGAAAAGCCCGCAACAACGTTTCATCTCTTTTCCAGACAACAAAACATCTGTTAGGGTTGATTCTAAATCTATGTTGATGTCTAATGTAGAGACAGTAAGCCTTCTATTTGAGGAACTGTACACCCCGGTATCTGTAAATGTCTTTTGTACTCACTCCAGTTTCTTGAACCTTTCAAAGCCAGCAGCAACGTACTGGGCTCCTGTCTGCAGGTCCTGGAGGTCCGTGACCTTGTGGCCCTGCCTTGGAGTGTACAGGGTCCTGACGGCGAGCGGCGCTCCGATGTTCTGGGTCACTTCGTTCAGAAAAGCCTCCATGGTGGCCATTTGTCTCTGGTTGACCACAAACCTCCGTCCATTGTAGAAGGGGTCACCGTTCCTGTACACCACCACACTCTTCACTGGCGGCAGGAGAGTTGTGGCCGCGGTGCTGCCAGCCATCTctgagtccacacacacatttaaaaaagctgtTTAGTATTTTCcaagtaaatacacacacacgcacacacacaaacatactgaccattttcacattcacactcctAAGTTTTTGGGTCTCACTTGTTCAACAACCACACATCAATACAAAGACATGATCTTTGATCCGTACAAACGCTGCTCAATCACACGCCTGGTGGAAGAAGAAGCGGGAAAATCTCAGAATGTGAAGGCAAAGGTGAAAATCAGTCCCTCCTGTTGTTGTGGTCTGTCTGGACTCCCACTCACCAcgttctgctcctctctgttccCTCTAACACACATACTACTCCACTGATGCCGGTGAGTATTTCCTTGTTGCTATGGCAGCGTGGCCAGCAATGACTGGCTTTGTGGGTCAAACCATCGGCAGCAACCACaacaaaagacacagacagaggaggggagagtgGGTGGGTCGCTGTGTTGTTAGCTCACTCAATAAGAATATATCATGGATATTAGCACTACCGAGCAAGTGCAAGAACCAGAAGGTGACAGAGCCATTACTGCAAATCATCAGAGGCTTTTTAAATAgacaattcaatttcaaaatgaagcAAACTTACAATAAAATAGGTTTTGGAGGGAGAGGcaattggattttatttttagactTTCAATGCTTTATCCTTCTTAGGTGACAATAACACCATAAGACAACAGCAGCTTAACAGGAAACTCTCGTGTGAATAATTGTAACGACCGCCTCCTGATGAGTGAGAACTCATTCATCGAAGTCCACATGGGAAATTTGAGCTtctgagacaaaacacaaacttgtTTAAAGGCCAAGGATCCTCCCATGAATTCCTTTCAATAGATCTCCGTCCTACACAATAGTTAAATACCTTAACCTCTCGCAATTTATGCTATGAGGACAATATAAGTGAAACCACtgcactgacaaaaacaacagagagaaaccattttagaaaaatatcatttattcttttttctttagattGACAAACAACATATCCCATGTACAGGTTTTATTCAACACATGATAAATGGTTTTCACAAACAATTTctttacataaatataaaataactgaACTGTCAGGCCTCCCACATGCTTCAGGATACTGTTAGCCTATCCTTCAGAGACAAGTACTGTtggggaagaaaaagggaaaatgttagttaaatgtttgttttctgtcaagtAACACCTTGTAATCTGAAAGGATCAGTGAGCACACTCCCATTGCATGACCACAAATCTAGAGAGTTTTTGGATTTTATCGTTGAGTCAATGAGTTGATGTCTCTAATGCCTCCGagttttttcttgtcattttttctgTGAACAGCTGCATTTGAAAAACACTAGTGTCCATGAGCTAATCCTGCTTTCTTTGAGTTTGTATGCAGTTAACGCCGTtaaagccgttttcagacatgaactgtggaaaatgtccagaaaatgaGGTCCAGACACTTTCCCAGTTTGCTGTTCACGTATGATTAATGCAGCGGGAGATTATCTGAGTCAGACGCGGAAGCAGGAAAATGCATGGGCttcagtacatgtctgaaagcagccttaGTTTAGTATTAACTGTTTACCATTACACTCTCTGGATCTGCAGAATACATCATTGTTTAACTTAAATTGCAGGACCTGCTTGGTAAAGAGTCTGACTGCAAAGGGCGCAGGCAGTTGAACATGCTTATCTAATCTCTTAATAAGTAGACCAGACTTAAGCCTGAACCTTCATCATGTACGTTCATAAGTATAAATTGACAACTTGACACCCCCACTGACACAAATACTCACCATGCAGATATTTGTTCTGGGGGAAATGCTACTTCTTGGACCTATTGTAGTGACTTATCTTTCAGGCTACTAAATAAATTATGGCTCGCAGTAGAGTTAATTTTCTTGCAGCAGGAG
The Scophthalmus maximus strain ysfricsl-2021 chromosome 15, ASM2237912v1, whole genome shotgun sequence DNA segment above includes these coding regions:
- the dcdc2b gene encoding doublecortin domain-containing protein 2B isoform X2; amino-acid sequence: MAGSTAATTLLPPVKSVVVYRNGDPFYNGRRFVVNQRQMATMEAFLNEVTQNIGAPLAVRTLYTPRQGHKVTDLQDLQTGAQYVAAGFERFKKLDYLNVGAKKQPAAREETQAKIIQRPNVSAKWRKFIPVPCIIHVFRNGDFLCPPFRFIIPRSMRQDLEQILSLVTEKVCLRTGAVRRLCSLEGVTVSSAVELETGHCYVAVGTERFKKLPYVELLVSKAAERFYPGKKRVLRRTENRKAGSGPADQYSDSALLDSPESDGRRVKSTGDEAAPPQATQQRSRRPGEDEASVFFARPVKIRKNRGQMRLPLSNGSVQPSVFKRAARKRREEVRGAEVVQEDENTATELPVDQRVAEVVEDEELTDDPLHSTQQESELKRTCSRPSSPNSQDSPQDNVPSNSVEQNHHEGDQ
- the dcdc2b gene encoding doublecortin domain-containing protein 2B isoform X1, translated to MAGSTAATTLLPPVKSVVVYRNGDPFYNGRRFVVNQRQMATMEAFLNEVTQNIGAPLAVRTLYTPRQGHKVTDLQDLQTGAQYVAAGFERFKKLDYLNVGAKKQPAAREETQAKIIQRPNVSAKWRKFIPVPCIIHVFRNGDFLCPPFRFIIPRSMRQDLEQILSLVTEKVCLRTGAVRRLCSLEGVTVSSAVELETGHCYVAVGTERFKKLPYVELLVSKAAERFYPGKKRVLRRTENRKAGSGPADQYSDSALLDSPESDGRRVKSTGDEAAPPQATQQRSRRPGEDEASVFFARPVKIRKNRGQMRLPLSNGSVQPSVFKRAARKRREEVRGAEVVQEDENTATELPVDQRVAEVVEDEELTDDPLHSTQQVKSPKQNGIEQTEKSAGEIQESELKRTCSRPSSPNSQDSPQDNVPSNSVEQNHHEGDQ